A DNA window from Staphylococcus warneri contains the following coding sequences:
- the panD gene encoding aspartate 1-decarboxylase: MIRTMMNSKIHRARVTESNLNYVGSITIDSDILEAVDILPNEKVAIVNNNNGARFETYVIAGERGSGKICLNGAAARLVEVDDIVIIMTYAQLNEEELKYHAPKVAVMNEHNEIIEMIHEKENTVVL; this comes from the coding sequence TTGATTAGAACAATGATGAATTCTAAAATTCATAGAGCAAGAGTGACGGAATCCAACTTGAATTATGTTGGAAGCATCACGATTGATTCTGATATTTTAGAAGCCGTTGATATACTACCTAATGAGAAGGTAGCAATCGTTAACAACAATAATGGTGCACGTTTTGAAACATACGTCATCGCGGGCGAAAGAGGTAGTGGCAAAATTTGTTTGAATGGTGCCGCCGCAAGATTAGTAGAAGTAGACGATATAGTCATAATTATGACCTATGCACAATTAAATGAAGAAGAATTAAAGTATCATGCACCTAAAGTTGCAGTGATGAATGAACATAATGAAATCATTGAGATGATACATGAAAAAGAAAATACGGTTGTTTTATAA